The following are from one region of the Flavobacteriaceae bacterium UJ101 genome:
- the rfbC|rmlC gene encoding dTDP-4-dehydrorhamnose 3,5-epimerase (Catalyzes the epimerization of the C3' and C5'positions of dTDP-6-deoxy-D-xylo-4-hexulose, forming dTDP-6-deoxy-L-lyxo-4- hexulose; Belongs to the dTDP-4-dehydrorhamnose 3,5-epimerase family.; KEGG: ecz:ECS88_2137 dTDP-4-dehydrorhamnose 3,5-epimerase), with translation MKIINTPLKDCFIIEPRVFKDSRGFFYESFNKDKFKQETGIATDFIQDNVAFSTQNVIRGLHFQEGKFAQAKLVSCIKGRIIDVAVDIRTDSPTFGQSFTIELSSENNLQLYVPRGFAHGYSVLSKEAYFQYKVDNIYAPQSERGIIYNDPTLNINWSVEKPVLSDKDLILPSFKEYFLGSETGSK, from the coding sequence ATGAAAATAATTAATACTCCATTAAAAGACTGTTTTATCATAGAGCCTCGTGTTTTTAAGGATTCACGTGGATTTTTCTATGAAAGTTTCAATAAAGACAAATTTAAACAAGAAACAGGTATCGCTACCGATTTTATTCAAGATAATGTTGCTTTTTCTACTCAAAATGTTATCCGAGGCTTACATTTTCAAGAAGGAAAATTTGCTCAAGCTAAATTAGTATCATGTATTAAGGGACGAATTATTGATGTAGCCGTTGACATCCGTACTGATTCACCTACTTTCGGACAAAGCTTTACAATTGAATTAAGTAGTGAAAATAATTTACAATTATACGTTCCTAGAGGTTTTGCACATGGATATTCTGTTTTGAGTAAAGAGGCCTATTTCCAATATAAAGTCGATAATATATATGCTCCTCAATCTGAAAGAGGGATTATTTATAATGATCCAACACTAAACATTAATTGGTCAGTTGAAAAACCTGTTCTAAGTGATAAAGATTTAATCCTTCCTAGTTTTAAAGAATATTTTCTAGGTTCTGAAACAGGTTCAAAGTAA
- the lpxB gene encoding lipid-A-disaccharide synthase (Condensation of UDP-2,3-diacylglucosamine and 2,3- diacylglucosamine-1-phosphate to form lipid A disaccharide, a precursor of lipid A, a phosphorylated glycolipid that anchors the lipopolysaccharide to the outer membrane of the cell; In the C-terminal sectio; belongs to the LpxB family.; KEGG: chp:CPSIT_0840 lipid-A-disaccharide synthase): MWWVTAIGFLAQILFSSRLIIQWFLSEKEKKVVSPLIFWQLSLLGGFLLFTYGWFRDDFSIMLGQILTYYIYIRNLQLLGYWKKLNTIFKIFILSFPILVIGYSFNNGIYDVDRLFRNDEIPFNLLMLGIIGQVIFTLRFVIQWLLSERSKKSELPIHFWILSLIGSLLIFIYAIIRVDYVLMFGHIFGLIVYIRNIILYKNQHEETST, from the coding sequence ATGTGGTGGGTAACGGCAATAGGATTTTTAGCTCAAATTCTTTTTTCTTCCAGGTTGATTATACAATGGTTTCTTTCTGAAAAAGAAAAAAAAGTTGTTTCACCCCTTATATTTTGGCAGTTAAGTCTTTTAGGAGGGTTTCTATTGTTTACTTACGGATGGTTTCGAGATGATTTTTCTATCATGTTAGGGCAAATTTTAACGTATTATATTTACATTCGAAATTTACAATTACTTGGTTACTGGAAAAAGTTAAATACTATATTTAAAATCTTTATTTTATCATTTCCTATACTAGTGATTGGTTATTCTTTTAACAATGGGATTTATGATGTAGACCGTCTTTTTAGAAATGATGAAATACCGTTTAATTTATTAATGTTGGGTATTATAGGACAAGTAATTTTTACATTGCGATTTGTAATTCAATGGCTTCTTTCTGAACGATCTAAAAAATCAGAGTTACCTATTCATTTTTGGATTTTAAGCTTAATAGGATCTCTATTAATTTTTATTTATGCAATTATAAGAGTTGATTATGTGCTCATGTTTGGGCATATTTTTGGGCTTATTGTTTATATTCGAAATATTATTCTTTATAAAAATCAACATGAAGAAACATCAACGTAA
- a CDS encoding dolichyl-phosphate beta-D-mannosyltransferase (Belongs to the glycosyltransferase 2 family. GtrB subfamily.; KEGG: bae:BATR1942_04125 dolichol-phosphate mannosyltransferase), producing MSEYQFTIIVPVYNEEYNLERVEKELSAFFEKALIKSKALFINDGSKDRSQEMIEMICDRNEAFDYVSFSENAGLSAAIKAGFDFVDTPYVGYIDSDLQTDPEDFNLLLEYRNDFELVTGIRSKRQDDGLRNFSSKFANNFRRMFTDDGVEDTGCPLKVIKTEYAKRIPMFKGLHRFLPAMIQLQNGKVKQIPVRHYERIAGEAKFGVMNRLVGPLMDCFAFLWMRKKYLNYKVGKKSF from the coding sequence ATGTCAGAATACCAGTTTACCATTATTGTACCGGTTTATAATGAAGAGTATAATTTAGAACGTGTAGAGAAAGAACTTTCTGCTTTTTTTGAAAAAGCTCTGATAAAGTCTAAAGCACTTTTTATTAATGATGGTTCGAAAGATCGGAGCCAAGAAATGATTGAAATGATTTGTGATCGAAATGAAGCCTTTGATTATGTTTCATTTTCAGAAAATGCAGGATTAAGTGCTGCAATTAAGGCAGGTTTTGATTTTGTAGATACACCTTACGTAGGGTATATCGATTCTGATTTACAAACTGATCCAGAAGATTTTAATTTGTTATTGGAATACCGTAATGATTTTGAATTGGTAACAGGAATTCGCTCAAAACGCCAAGATGATGGACTCCGAAATTTTTCTTCAAAATTTGCTAACAATTTTAGAAGAATGTTTACGGATGATGGAGTAGAAGATACGGGATGTCCATTGAAAGTCATAAAAACAGAATATGCTAAACGAATTCCAATGTTTAAAGGATTACATCGTTTTTTACCTGCCATGATACAACTTCAAAATGGTAAAGTAAAGCAAATACCCGTTAGGCATTATGAAAGAATAGCAGGAGAAGCAAAATTTGGAGTTATGAATCGTCTAGTTGGTCCTTTAATGGATTGTTTTGCTTTCTTATGGATGCGAAAAAAATACTTGAATTATAAAGTAGGGAAAAAAAGTTTCTAA
- the UGDH|ugd gene encoding UDP-glucose 6-dehydrogenase (Catalyzes the conversion of UDP-glucose into UDP- glucuronate, one of the precursors of teichuronic acid. Belongs to the UDP-glucose/GDP-mannose dehydrogenase family.; KEGG: xfa:XF1606 UDPglucose 6-dehydrogenase): protein MKVAVVGSGYVGLVTGVCLAEVGHHVIGVDIDSKKVEQLQNGVSPIFEKDIEDYLIRNSKAGRIKFTTSLQEALEVCEVIFLALPTPPGEDGSADLSYVLSVAEQIGDFIQDYKVIINKSTVPVGTAAKVTKVIEDKTSIPFDVVSNPEFLREGLAIQDFMNPERIVVGASSEKAIRILRELYKPFITTKNSFLVMDEVSAELTKYAANSFLAMKITYMNELANLCERTGANVDFIKEGLGSDSRISSKFLNPGIGVGGSCFPKDMRALIQIAEDYDYDFRIMKSVREVNDDQKVILVPKILKHFNHDIKNKKLAVWGLSFKPDTDDIREASSLYTIKALLKEGAEIIAFDPVAMDNVKNVLGDQIQYAHSPIDALKDADGLIICTEWRKFKSVSLSEIKKHLKEAVIFDGRNIFELENVEKEAFSYYSIGR, encoded by the coding sequence ATGAAAGTTGCAGTTGTAGGTAGCGGTTACGTAGGTTTAGTTACAGGGGTTTGCTTGGCAGAAGTAGGACATCATGTAATCGGTGTTGATATCGATTCTAAAAAGGTAGAACAACTTCAAAATGGAGTTTCGCCTATTTTTGAAAAAGATATAGAAGATTATCTTATAAGAAATAGTAAAGCAGGTCGTATAAAATTTACAACCTCATTACAAGAAGCACTAGAGGTTTGTGAAGTGATTTTTTTAGCTTTACCGACACCTCCAGGAGAAGATGGTTCAGCAGATCTATCTTATGTTCTAAGTGTTGCAGAACAGATAGGTGATTTTATTCAAGATTATAAAGTAATTATTAATAAAAGTACTGTTCCAGTTGGTACAGCAGCTAAGGTAACAAAGGTGATAGAAGATAAAACATCAATTCCTTTTGATGTGGTTTCTAATCCTGAATTTTTAAGAGAAGGATTAGCTATTCAAGATTTTATGAATCCAGAACGAATTGTTGTAGGAGCAAGTTCAGAAAAAGCAATTCGTATTTTAAGAGAATTATATAAACCTTTCATTACAACAAAGAATTCATTTTTAGTAATGGATGAAGTTTCTGCTGAATTAACGAAATATGCTGCTAATTCGTTTTTAGCAATGAAAATTACCTATATGAATGAATTAGCTAACCTTTGTGAAAGGACAGGTGCTAATGTTGATTTTATAAAAGAAGGGTTAGGAAGTGATTCAAGAATTAGTTCTAAATTCTTAAATCCAGGTATTGGAGTAGGAGGTTCGTGTTTTCCGAAAGATATGAGGGCCTTAATTCAGATTGCTGAAGATTATGATTATGATTTTAGAATCATGAAATCAGTTAGGGAAGTGAATGATGATCAAAAGGTTATTTTAGTACCTAAGATTTTGAAACACTTTAACCATGATATTAAAAATAAAAAATTAGCAGTTTGGGGATTGTCTTTTAAACCTGATACAGATGATATTCGAGAGGCCTCTTCTTTATATACCATAAAAGCTTTACTGAAAGAAGGAGCAGAAATTATAGCTTTTGATCCTGTTGCGATGGATAATGTAAAAAATGTTTTAGGAGACCAAATTCAATATGCTCATTCTCCCATTGATGCTTTAAAAGATGCAGATGGACTTATCATATGTACGGAGTGGAGAAAGTTTAAATCGGTTTCATTATCTGAGATTAAGAAGCATTTAAAAGAAGCGGTTATTTTTGATGGGCGTAATATTTTTGAATTAGAAAACGTAGAAAAAGAAGCTTTTTCATATTATTCAATTGGTAGATAG
- a CDS encoding UDP-glucuronate 4-epimerase (Involved in the synthesis of the negatively charged monosaccharide that forms the backbone of pectic cell wall components; Belongs to the NAD(P)-dependent epimerase/dehydratase family.; KEGG: pmr:PMI1489 UDP-glucuronate 4-epimerase), which translates to MKILVTGAAGFIGSHTAERLKKLGHHVIGIDNFSPYYDRELKELNTKDLKEQDIPVVEMDLRNVEDYTLLDQDFDYIFHFAAQPGISSLCTFEDYLTNNIIATHNLIDFALQNSRLKLFINIATSSIYGREATLSEEKPPEPISNYGITKLAAEQYVLSKAREEQLNACSFRLYSVYGPRERPEKLYTKLISCAFNNEPFPLYEGSEKHLRSFTYVGDIVDGIVSALDNERILNKQIINLGTEAENSTQEGIDFVEEVLNTSINIQKVPPREGDQLKTNAVIDKAKKLLNYNPSTTLKEGIEKQAEWYKKNFVKTSS; encoded by the coding sequence ATGAAAATATTAGTCACTGGAGCTGCCGGATTTATTGGTTCTCACACTGCTGAACGTCTAAAAAAATTGGGACATCATGTAATTGGAATCGATAATTTTTCCCCTTATTATGATCGTGAATTAAAAGAATTGAATACAAAAGATCTAAAAGAACAAGATATTCCTGTAGTTGAAATGGATCTACGAAATGTCGAAGATTATACGCTTTTAGACCAAGATTTTGATTATATTTTTCATTTTGCTGCACAGCCAGGTATTTCTTCTCTTTGTACTTTTGAAGATTATTTAACCAATAATATTATAGCAACACATAATTTAATCGATTTTGCCCTTCAAAATAGTCGATTAAAGCTTTTTATTAATATTGCTACCTCTTCTATTTATGGAAGAGAAGCTACATTAAGTGAGGAAAAACCTCCTGAACCTATTTCAAATTATGGTATTACTAAATTGGCTGCAGAGCAATACGTTTTATCAAAAGCAAGAGAAGAACAATTAAATGCTTGCTCATTTCGTTTATATTCAGTTTACGGACCAAGAGAACGGCCTGAAAAGCTTTATACAAAACTTATTTCCTGCGCCTTTAACAATGAACCTTTCCCTTTATATGAAGGAAGTGAAAAACATCTACGTAGTTTTACTTATGTGGGTGATATTGTAGACGGAATTGTAAGTGCTTTAGATAATGAACGTATTTTAAATAAACAAATTATCAATTTAGGTACTGAAGCTGAAAACTCTACTCAAGAAGGAATTGATTTTGTAGAAGAAGTTTTAAATACTTCCATCAATATTCAAAAGGTTCCTCCACGTGAAGGAGATCAATTAAAAACCAATGCCGTTATTGATAAGGCTAAAAAATTATTAAATTACAATCCTTCAACAACCTTAAAAGAAGGTATTGAAAAACAAGCAGAATGGTACAAAAAAAACTTTGTAAAAACATCTTCTTAG
- a CDS encoding RNA polymerase sigma factor RpoS (Sigma factors are initiation factors that promote the attachment of RNA polymerase to specific initiation sites and are then released. This sigma factor is the master transcriptional regulator of the stationary phase and the general stress response; Belongs to the sigma-70 factor family. RpoS subfamily.) — MRQLKITKQVTNRETASLDKYLQEIGKVDLITAEEEVELAQRIKAGDKIALEKLTKANLRFVVSVAKQYQNQGLSLPDLINEGNLGLIKAAKRFDETRGFKFISYAVWWIRQSILQALAEQSRIVRLPLNKIGSINKINKAFAQLEQEHERIPSAKEIAELLEMSESDVKESMKNSGRHVSMDAPLVEGEDSNLYDVVRSGESPSPDKDLLVESLRVEIERSLNTLTPREADVIRLYFGLNGNHPMTLEEIGETFDLTRERVRQIKEKAIRRMKHTSRSKILKTYLGK, encoded by the coding sequence ATGAGACAACTTAAAATTACCAAGCAGGTTACCAATCGTGAAACGGCTTCATTAGATAAATATTTACAAGAGATTGGGAAAGTTGATTTAATTACAGCAGAAGAAGAAGTAGAATTAGCGCAACGAATTAAAGCAGGAGATAAAATTGCTTTAGAAAAATTAACTAAGGCGAATTTACGTTTTGTGGTTTCAGTGGCAAAACAATATCAAAATCAAGGATTAAGTTTACCCGATTTAATTAATGAAGGAAATTTAGGTTTGATAAAGGCAGCAAAGCGTTTTGATGAGACTCGTGGTTTTAAATTTATATCGTATGCTGTTTGGTGGATTCGTCAATCTATTTTACAAGCATTAGCAGAGCAATCACGTATTGTGCGTTTACCATTGAATAAAATTGGTTCAATTAACAAAATTAATAAAGCATTTGCTCAATTAGAGCAGGAGCATGAACGTATACCTTCAGCAAAAGAAATTGCAGAGTTATTAGAAATGAGTGAATCTGATGTAAAAGAATCAATGAAAAACTCAGGTCGTCACGTTTCAATGGATGCACCGCTAGTAGAAGGAGAAGATTCTAATTTATATGATGTTGTTCGTTCAGGTGAATCCCCAAGTCCAGATAAAGATTTATTAGTAGAATCACTACGAGTAGAAATAGAACGTTCTTTGAACACTTTAACACCACGTGAGGCTGATGTAATTCGTTTATATTTTGGATTAAATGGTAATCACCCAATGACATTAGAAGAAATTGGTGAAACATTTGATTTAACACGCGAGCGTGTACGTCAAATTAAAGAAAAAGCTATTCGAAGAATGAAGCATACTTCAAGAAGTAAAATATTAAAAACATATTTAGGTAAGTAA
- a CDS encoding methionine gamma-lyase (Catalyzes the first committed step of methionine (Met) biosynthesis. Catalyzes the formation of L-cystathionine from homoserine esters and L-cysteine, via a gamma-replacement reaction. Substrate preference for cystathionine synthesis is O- phospho-L-homoserine (OPH) > O(4)-succinyl-L-homoserine (OSH) >> O-acetyl-L-homoserine (OAH). Is able, at extremely low rate, to catalyze a gamma-elimination of OPH in the absence of cysteine to produce inorganic phosphate (Pi), 2-oxobutanoate and ammonia; Belongs to the trans-sulfuration enzymes family.; KEGG: setc:CFSAN001921_24600 methionine-gamma-lyase), giving the protein MKGFNSKLIHGKLDNHSDENFRSLKTPIYDTASYDFKNAEELEDAFHGRGNHFAYSRTANPTVAELQNRLKTMSNAEHCLCVSSGMFAISSVILSLCDSGDNILASKYLFGNTYSLFIKTFKSFGIETRFVDFENLEEVQSHIDSNTRAIFMEIMTNPQLIVYDFEQVAQLATQKNIPLIADNTVLTSYGFPCHQYDIDIEVISTSKFVSGGATSIGGAVFVHKNTKWEHVPKLKNEFQNFGEDAFIKKITPEIFRNMGGCMAPNNAYLKLLGLETLSLRIDKICDNALKAAQFLQNHPKVKGISYNLLDNSPYNKRTKKYFKENIGGCLIKLELENKQQAFNFSNALQMIRRGTNFCDNKSMIIHPASTIYCDYSDEERQEMQIYDGTLRLAIGLEDFSDIQEDLEQALDIL; this is encoded by the coding sequence ATGAAAGGATTTAATTCAAAATTGATACATGGTAAATTAGACAATCATTCTGATGAAAATTTTAGAAGTTTAAAAACACCTATTTACGATACTGCTTCATATGATTTTAAGAACGCTGAAGAATTAGAAGATGCTTTTCATGGTCGTGGGAATCATTTTGCTTATTCAAGAACAGCCAATCCAACTGTAGCAGAATTACAAAATCGTTTAAAAACAATGTCCAATGCAGAACATTGTTTGTGTGTAAGTTCTGGAATGTTTGCTATTTCCAGTGTTATTTTAAGTCTTTGTGATTCTGGGGATAATATTCTAGCTTCTAAATATCTTTTCGGAAATACCTATTCTCTATTTATAAAGACTTTTAAATCTTTTGGAATAGAAACCCGATTTGTTGATTTTGAAAATTTAGAAGAAGTTCAATCACATATTGATTCGAATACGCGTGCTATTTTTATGGAAATCATGACCAACCCTCAGTTAATTGTATATGATTTTGAACAAGTTGCTCAACTGGCTACTCAAAAAAATATTCCTTTAATTGCTGACAATACGGTTTTAACATCGTATGGTTTTCCTTGTCATCAATACGATATTGATATTGAAGTTATTTCAACTTCTAAATTTGTTTCTGGAGGTGCTACATCTATTGGAGGAGCTGTTTTTGTACATAAAAACACCAAATGGGAACATGTCCCAAAATTAAAAAATGAATTCCAAAATTTTGGAGAAGATGCTTTTATCAAAAAAATCACACCTGAAATTTTTAGAAATATGGGAGGTTGTATGGCTCCCAATAATGCTTATTTAAAATTATTAGGGTTAGAAACACTTTCATTACGTATTGATAAAATCTGTGATAATGCATTAAAAGCTGCACAATTTTTACAAAACCATCCTAAAGTAAAAGGAATCTCTTATAATTTACTAGATAACTCACCTTACAACAAACGAACTAAAAAATATTTTAAAGAAAATATTGGAGGATGTCTGATCAAATTAGAATTGGAAAACAAACAACAAGCCTTCAATTTTTCTAATGCTTTACAAATGATTCGTAGAGGTACGAATTTCTGTGATAACAAATCTATGATTATTCACCCTGCTTCTACTATTTATTGTGATTATTCAGATGAAGAACGTCAAGAAATGCAAATTTATGATGGAACCTTACGTCTAGCAATTGGTTTAGAAGATTTTTCTGATATTCAAGAAGATTTAGAACAAGCATTAGATATACTATAA
- the npdA gene encoding NAD-dependent protein deacylase (NAD-dependent lysine deacetylase and desuccinylase that specifically removes acetyl and succinyl groups on target proteins. Modulates the activities of several proteins which are inactive in their acylated form; Belongs to the sirtuin family. Class III subfamily; Contains 1 deacetylase sirtuin-type domain.; KEGG: amac:MASE_09905 NAD-dependent deacetylase; In linear amides), whose protein sequence is MKNIVILTGAGISAESGINTFRDSNGLWEGHDIMEVASPIGWTKNPKLVLDFYNKRRAQLTTVKPNVAHKALKELEKNFTVHIITQNVDDLHERAGSSSILHLHGELIKVRSTKDVSLIYEWRKDLVLGDLAEDHAQLRPHIVWFGEDVPLIPKAIQLVEQADIVLIIGTSLQVYPAASLMHYAKPTIPIYYIDPKANQIDGLPSNIICIPELATVGMKKIMNLLTSN, encoded by the coding sequence ATGAAGAATATTGTTATACTAACAGGTGCTGGAATTAGTGCTGAAAGTGGAATCAACACATTTCGGGACTCCAATGGATTATGGGAAGGTCATGATATAATGGAAGTAGCTTCTCCTATTGGTTGGACTAAAAACCCAAAACTCGTACTTGATTTTTACAATAAACGTCGTGCTCAACTTACAACTGTAAAACCTAATGTTGCACATAAAGCTTTAAAAGAACTTGAAAAAAATTTTACTGTTCACATCATCACACAAAATGTAGATGATTTACATGAACGGGCAGGATCTTCTTCTATTTTACATCTACATGGAGAATTAATTAAAGTTCGTAGTACTAAAGATGTGTCTTTAATTTACGAATGGCGAAAAGATTTAGTTTTAGGAGATCTAGCAGAAGATCATGCACAATTACGCCCTCATATTGTTTGGTTTGGAGAAGATGTACCACTTATTCCAAAAGCCATTCAATTGGTTGAACAGGCTGATATAGTGTTAATTATTGGCACATCGCTACAAGTGTACCCTGCTGCTAGCTTAATGCATTATGCAAAACCTACCATTCCTATTTATTATATTGATCCAAAAGCGAATCAAATAGATGGATTACCTTCTAATATTATCTGTATCCCTGAATTAGCTACTGTTGGTATGAAAAAAATAATGAATCTTTTAACTTCAAATTAA
- the trpE gene encoding anthranilate synthase (Part of a heterotetrameric complex that catalyzes the two-step biosynthesis of anthranilate, an intermediate in the biosynthesis of L-tryptophan. In the first step, the glutamine- binding beta subunit (TrpG) of anthranilate synthase (AS) provides the glutamine amidotransferase activity which generates ammonia as a substrate that, along with chorismate, is used in the second step, catalyzed by the large alpha subunit of AS (TrpE) to produce anthranilate. In the absence of TrpG, TrpE can synthesize anthranilate directly from chorismate and high concentrations of ammonia (By similarity); Belongs to the anthranilate synthase component I family.; KEGG: cat:CA2559_06405 anthranilate synthase component I) — protein MHFNIKTKSTQMLGDIITPVQLYFKIRDQFPNSLLLESSDYNSKETSFSFICCNPIASIETKDGKITKKYPNGKIEEIHLENKTDFASIFDEFIHQFKSDSDHDINGFFGYASYDSIEYFENITLSAPKSESSDIPELYYAFYQNIISFNHYYNEITLIENIYDQNTSTIPQIKGLINSHKFQTFPFKIDGERTSNLTDEAYKEAVTKGKNACYRGDVFQIVPSRQFQQKFKGDDFNVYRALRSINPSPYLFYFDYGSFKIFGSSPEAQLVIKNNEAYIDPIAGTIKRSGNLEKDAELAQILANDPKENAEHVMLVDLARNDLSRNSKEVKVKDYKEIQYFSHVLHMVSRVTAKLSKNINSMKVFGDTFPAGTLTGAPKYKAMQLIDQFENQRRGTYGGGIGFIGLNGDINTAIIIRTFVSKSNTLYFQAGAGVVAKSKEENELQEVNNKLEALNKAIIKAEKISNN, from the coding sequence ATGCATTTTAATATAAAAACAAAATCAACTCAAATGCTAGGAGATATTATAACTCCTGTACAACTCTATTTTAAAATCAGAGATCAATTTCCTAATTCTCTTTTATTAGAAAGTTCTGATTATAACTCCAAAGAAACCAGTTTTTCTTTTATCTGTTGTAATCCTATTGCAAGCATTGAAACAAAGGATGGAAAAATAACTAAAAAATACCCTAATGGAAAAATTGAAGAAATCCATTTAGAAAATAAAACTGATTTTGCTTCTATTTTTGATGAATTTATCCATCAATTTAAAAGTGATTCAGATCATGATATCAACGGTTTTTTTGGATATGCTTCTTATGATTCTATTGAATATTTTGAAAATATTACATTATCAGCTCCTAAAAGCGAATCTAGTGACATTCCAGAATTATATTATGCTTTTTATCAAAACATCATTTCTTTTAATCACTATTACAATGAAATAACACTTATTGAGAACATTTATGATCAAAATACTTCAACTATTCCTCAAATAAAAGGATTAATTAACAGTCATAAATTTCAAACCTTTCCTTTTAAAATAGATGGAGAAAGAACATCAAATTTAACTGATGAAGCTTATAAAGAAGCGGTAACAAAAGGAAAGAATGCTTGTTATAGAGGAGATGTTTTTCAAATCGTTCCTTCTCGACAATTTCAACAAAAATTTAAAGGAGATGATTTCAATGTTTACAGAGCATTACGATCAATCAACCCATCACCTTATTTGTTCTATTTTGATTATGGAAGTTTTAAAATATTTGGATCTTCCCCTGAAGCTCAATTAGTTATAAAAAACAATGAAGCTTATATTGACCCAATTGCTGGCACTATAAAGAGATCTGGTAATCTGGAAAAAGATGCTGAATTAGCACAAATATTAGCTAATGATCCTAAAGAAAATGCAGAACATGTTATGCTCGTCGATCTAGCTCGAAATGATTTAAGTAGAAATTCAAAAGAAGTTAAGGTTAAAGATTACAAAGAAATTCAATATTTCTCTCACGTTTTACATATGGTATCACGTGTGACTGCCAAATTATCTAAAAACATTAATTCTATGAAAGTTTTTGGTGATACTTTCCCTGCAGGAACTTTAACCGGTGCTCCAAAATATAAAGCGATGCAATTAATTGATCAGTTTGAGAATCAACGTCGTGGGACTTATGGTGGAGGAATTGGTTTCATAGGTTTAAATGGTGATATTAATACCGCAATTATCATTCGAACTTTTGTTTCTAAAAGCAATACATTATACTTTCAGGCGGGAGCAGGGGTTGTTGCAAAATCAAAAGAAGAAAATGAATTACAAGAAGTGAACAATAAATTAGAAGCTTTAAATAAAGCTATTATAAAAGCTGAAAAAATCTCAAATAATTAA